Proteins found in one Fusarium keratoplasticum isolate Fu6.1 chromosome 12, whole genome shotgun sequence genomic segment:
- a CDS encoding Pyr-redox-2 domain-containing protein encodes MLRSRVTLAARTAGRSFVLADARRGFATAASTDAPAPKAAAPKAAAAPVAPVSRDHKVVVIGAGSAGISISHQLLRTGKFAQDDIAVVDPAQWHHYQPGWTLVGAGLKNKEELKSSLPDLVDPKFKFYNVSVEGLAPEENSVKLANGKKISYDHLVVAPGIKINYDSIKGLPEALAARDSPVTSIYGYETCDKVFPAIQRLQKGNAIFTQPAGVIKCAGAPQKAMWLALDHWKQTDLYNPEDVSKSPIKISFATGLPTMFGVPKYSAALEKLRVERGVEGLFQHDLVAIEGNKAIFARPDGQENVTKQFDFLHVVPKMGPHAFVKNSALANEAGYVDVDDNTTRHKKFANVWSAGDASSLPTSKTAAAVTSEAPVLVSNLLRAMEGKEPEPAYDGYTSCPLPTEYGKLMLAEFKYGGVPKETFGDLLGIDQAVPRRSFYYMKKDFFPWVYQKYMVKGQWGGPKGWIN; translated from the coding sequence ATGCTCCGGAGTCGCGTGACATTGGCAGCCCGTACTGCTGGGCGATCTTTCGTCCTTGCTGATGCCCGCCGGGGTTTCGCTACTGCCGCCTCGACTGACGCTCCCGCTCCCAAAGCCGCTGCTCCCAAGGCCGCTGCTGCGCCAGTCGCTCCCGTGAGCAGGGACCACAAGGTTGTGGTCATTGGTGCTGGTTCTGCTGGTATCTCCATCAGCCATCAGCTTCTCCGAACCGGCAAGTTCGCCCAGGATGACATTGCCGTTGTTGATCCCGCCCAATGGCATCATTACCAGCCCGGATGGACCCTGGTCGGCGCCGgtctcaagaacaaggaggagctgaagaGCTCGCTCCCTGACCTTGTCGATCCCAAGTTCAAGTTCTACAACGTCAGCGTTGAGGGCCTCGCCCCCGAGGAGAACTCTGTCAAGCTCGCCAACGGCAAGAAGATCAGCTACGACCACCTTGTCGTGGCCCCTGGCATCAAGATCAACTACGACAGCATCAAGGGTCTCCCTGAGGCCCTTGCTGCCCGGGATTCTCCCGTCACCTCCATCTACGGTTATGAGACTTGCGACAAGGTTTTCCCCGCCATTCAGCGTCTGCAGAAGGGcaatgccatcttcacccAGCCTGCTGGCGTCATCAAGTGCGCTGGTGCTCCTCAGAAGGCCATGTGGCTCGCTCTGGACCACTGGAAGCAGACGGATCTGTACAACCCCGAGGACGTCTCCAAGTCGCCTATCAAGATCAGCTTCGCTACCGGCCTCCCCACCATGTTCGGTGTTCCCAAGTACAGCGCCGcgcttgagaagctccgcGTGGAGCGAGGTGTTGAGGGTCTGTTCCAGCACGATCTCGTTGCTATTGAGGGTAACAAGGCCATCTTTGCCCGTCCCGACGGTCAGGAGAATGTGACCAAGCAGTTTGACTTTTTGCACGTTGTCCCCAAGATGGGCCCTCATGCTTTCGTCAAGAACAGCGCTCTCGCTAACGAGGCTGGTTATGTCGATGTTGACGACAACACCACCCGCCACAAGAAGTTCGCCAACGTCTGGTCCGCTGGTGATGCTTCTAGCCTGCCCACCTCCAAGACGGCTGCTGCCGTCACTTCTGAGGCTCCCGTCCTGGTCAGTAACCTGCTGCGAGCCatggagggcaaggagccCGAGCCTGCGTACGACGGCTACACCTCTTGCCCTCTGCCGACAGAGTACGGCAAGTTGATGCTGGCCGAGTTCAAGTACGGAGGTGTTCCCAAGGAGACGTTTGGAGATCTGCTTGGCATCGACCAGGCCGTTCCCCGCCGCTCTTTCTACTACATGAAGAAGGACTTCTTCCCGTGGGTGTACCAGAAGTATATGGTCAAGGGACAATGGGGCGGACCTAAGGGCTGGATCAACTAG
- a CDS encoding Lactamase-B domain-containing protein, whose protein sequence is MKSFRSLTPLTAPRASILSGSIKHIRPFRQQVAKTAIASRPLTTSTTITRQIPYRRPIMATQATIARTATQGHASYTTQASAAGEPTVHDLFETVTGTWQYVVADPSTLTAVIIDPVLDYDPVTQAITTKTADLILSLVKDKGYKVERILETHAHADHITAAAYLQKRLTQSQGHKPLIGIGKRIDQVQARFGKGYGVLAKEYECVFDKFFDDDETFDIGNLKAMAIHLPGHTPDHLGYKIGDNVFCGDSIFHADIGTARCDFPGGSASDLYESGRKLLSMPSHVKIWTGHDYPPEERGAPVPYMTVQQHREQNKHVKDGITSDEFVALRNERDASLAAPRLLHQSLQMNIRGGQLPAPNESGHRLLHLPLKMKVEPWDDGTA, encoded by the exons ATGAAGTCCTTCCGAAGTTTGACTCCACTCACAGCTCCAAGAGCATCCATTTTGAGCGGTTCAATCAAACACATTCGTCCTTTTCGTCAACAAGTGGCAAAGACGGCAATTGCTTCTCGGCCAttgacaacatcaacaacaatcACGCGCCAAATACCCTACAGAAGACCAATAATGGCTACCCAAGCCACTATTGCCCGGACTGCCACCCAAGGTCATGCGTCCTACACGACTCAGGCTAGTGCCGCCGGTGAACCAACAGTCCATGACCTGTTTGAAACCGTTACAGGGACATGGCAGTACGTGGTCGCTGACCCATCTACTCTCaccgccgtcatcatcgatcCAGTGTTGGACTACGACCCCGTCACCcaggccatcaccaccaaaacCGCCGACTTGATTCTATCcctggtcaaggacaagggctACAAGGTTGAGAGAATCCTCGAGACACATGCCCATGCCGACCACATCACTGCAGCTGCGTACCTTCAGAAGCGCCTCACCCAATCGCAAGGGCACAAGCCTCTTATCGGTATTGGGAAGCGCATCGATCAGGTGCAGGCGAGGTTCGGCAAGGGATATGGAgtcctggccaaggagtATGAGTGTGTCTTTGACAAGTTctttgatgatgacgagactTTTGATATTGGCAACTTGAAGGCGATGGCCATCCACTTGCCTGGTCACACCCCCGACCACTTGGGCTACAAGATTGGAG ACAACGTCTTTTGTGGCGATTCCATCTTCCATGCAGACATTGGCACTGCCCGCTGCGACTTCCCCGGCGGCAGTGCAAGTGACTTGTATGAATCAGGAAGAAAACTCCTCTCCATGCCCAGTCACGTAAAGATCTGGACAGGCCACGACTACCCACCAGAAGAGAGAGGCGCCCCCGTGCCGTACATGACAGTTCAACAGCACAGGGAGCAGAACAAACATGTCAAGGACGGCATCACTTCAGACGAGTTTGTCGCTCTGCGGAATGAGCGAGACGCGAGCCTGGCCGCTCCAAGACTGCTTCACCAGTCGCTGCAGATGAATATTCGGGGTGGACAGCTTCCTGCCCCGAATGAGTCAGGACATCGTTTGCTTCATCTGCCACTTAAGATGAAGGTTGAACCCTGGGATGATGGAACTGCTTGA